GCTCAAAAAATGATGGGTGAAGGCTTTGGTATTAATCCAACTGAAGGTACTGTAGTATCTCCTATTGAAGGTAATGTAGATAATGTATTCCCTACAAAACATGCAATTGGATTAAAAGCAGAGAATGGCCTTGAATTATTAGTGCATATCGGGTTAGATACAGTTCAACTTGATGGAGAAGGCTTTGAAGTACTTGTAGACAGTGGAGATACAGTTAAGGTTGGAGATCCAATTATTAAATTTGATGTTGAATACATTAGAAACAACGCAAAATCAGTCATTTCTCCAGTCATTATTACTAACTCTGATCAAACAGCATCAATTCATTTCGAAGATGTCAACGCAGTTGTTAAAGGCGAAACAAAAGTTATTGATGTAACTATGAACTAATGAAGAACTATTCATTTTATCAATTTGCTATGACAGTTAGAGGTAGAAAAGATGATAAAGG
The DNA window shown above is from Staphylococcus sp. M0911 and carries:
- a CDS encoding PTS glucose transporter subunit IIA, whose protein sequence is MFKKLFGKGKEVDKNIQIYAPLSGEYVKIEDIPDPVFAQKMMGEGFGINPTEGTVVSPIEGNVDNVFPTKHAIGLKAENGLELLVHIGLDTVQLDGEGFEVLVDSGDTVKVGDPIIKFDVEYIRNNAKSVISPVIITNSDQTASIHFEDVNAVVKGETKVIDVTMN